The DNA segment AGCGCGCCCGTAAACGGGTAATGCCTGTTTTGATTTGTACACGTGATGTGCACGTGCCAGCACGTGCACATCACGTGTACAGCAACAGGGCACAGTGTCACAAAAGAAGAGCGTTTCACGCTCTTCTTTTGTGACACGCCAGGGATTGGACCTGGCGCGTCAAAGCGGATCTTCGTAATGGCTTATATGGAATAGGTGCATGGGGCATTCAAGGGCGAAAGCTTATTACAGATGGTTATACATGcgatatatttatatatatatatataggtgGATGGGTGTATTAGCGCTACATAGTGGACAGCAGTGTCAACGAGATTGTGCAGCAGTCGCTGATTGGGATCATGCCTCTTGGGGCTGCCCCAGGTAGTTCTAGCTGGCCGTCAAAGAATTCGTGTGGGCCAGAACACCCTTCGAACATCTCCTTAGAGGCCTCAAACGATTCCAGTATGTGTTTCCACTTCCCGTACAGTACTAACAAATTTGACATTTGTGCAGCTGGGGTCTCGTCCCCGTTCTCGCTCGTCTTCTTTTCAGATTTTACTATGCTCTGTATACGAGGCAGCTCATTCTCGATACTGTCGTTCTTCTTTAGCTTTTCGTTGTAGTAATAATCACCACTATTGCACCAGATTGCTTGTGAATAACCCTCTGGGAAGGCGCTTTCTGTAAACACAGATCCGAATTTCTTACACACACGGACATGGTACCCAAACGATGATTGGGCTCCCACATAGTCTCCGTATGCTTCTTGTGGGGCGACAACTCTCTTCTCAACGGTGTCTACTGTAACACGCACATTCACCGGCACTAACTGACTCTTTAGTTCCAGGCACTCGGATTTCCCAATGTTTATGTACTTCGTCTGTTTAAACTCTTTAGCCTTTTTGCTGTTACTTTGGTTACTATTGGTAGCTTCTGGTTTGCTCATTCTGACAGCAAGACCCTCTCTGAAACGGCCTTTATCCTCTTCATAGTATCTCATGAATGGTAGAACAGATAATCTTGGCAATTTGCATGCATacttgaaatatttatgGTAATCCTTCTTGAACACGGTGTTGACCAAATATGGAGGTGTAACGAAGTATTGTAATAACGTAGCAATTAACATCGGTCTCGACAGTCTCTTCTTCGTCTCACCTTTGGTACCTTTAATATCTTCGGTGACTTCAATTGGTGTCTCTTTACCTAGATCTAAAATAATCACCTCACCAACATTGAAAATGGTAGCTGTCTTTGCAATATGATAAATGACATTTGTTGTTTGttctaaatttttacaATCGTCTGTTATACTAGTAGGTATGCAAATAGAGTAATTCAGATTTTTTGATGAAACTTTCAAGCTCTTAGTAGGTTTCTTTAAAACAACTTCTTTCTTAGCAGCATGGTTttgcttcttcttctgcttTGTCTGCGTAACGGACACTGCCTTTGAAAAG comes from the Tetrapisispora phaffii CBS 4417 chromosome 1, complete genome genome and includes:
- the TPHA0A05640 gene encoding RNA methyltransferase (similar to Saccharomyces cerevisiae YGR283C and YMR310C; ancestral locus Anc_5.7) gives rise to the protein MAVKKSFKEEKPVFSKAVSVTQTKQKKKQNHAAKKEVVLKKPTKSLKVSSKNLNYSICIPTSITDDCKNLEQTTNVIYHIAKTATIFNVGEVIILDLGKETPIEVTEDIKGTKGETKKRLSRPMLIATLLQYFVTPPYLVNTVFKKDYHKYFKYACKLPRLSVLPFMRYYEEDKGRFREGLAVRMSKPEATNSNQSNSKKAKEFKQTKYINIGKSECLELKSQLVPVNVRVTVDTVEKRVVAPQEAYGDYVGAQSSFGYHVRVCKKFGSVFTESAFPEGYSQAIWCNSGDYYYNEKLKKNDSIENELPRIQSIVKSEKKTSENGDETPAAQMSNLLVLYGKWKHILESFEASKEMFEGCSGPHEFFDGQLELPGAAPRGMIPISDCCTISLTLLSTM